Proteins co-encoded in one Amblyraja radiata isolate CabotCenter1 unplaced genomic scaffold, sAmbRad1.1.pri scaffold_909_ctg1, whole genome shotgun sequence genomic window:
- the LOC116970462 gene encoding armadillo repeat-containing protein 8-like produces MCSKERLLEERVEGAETLAYLIEPDVELQRIASITDHLIAMLADYFRYPSSVSAMTDIKRLDHDLKHAHELRQAAFKLYASLGANDEDIRNDDVHDTW; encoded by the exons ATGTGCAGTAAAGAGAGACTGCTGGAGGAACGGGTGGAAGGTGCTGAAACCTTGGCATACTTGATAGAACCTGATGTGGAGCTACAGAGGATTGCCAGCATCACAGATCATCTTATTGCAATGCTTGCTGATTATTTCAGGTATCCTAGTTCAGTCAGCGCAATGACAGATATCAAAAGG CTTGACCACGACCTCAAACATGCTCACGAACTCCGGCAAGCTGCATTCAAGTTGTACGCCTCCCTTGGAGCGAATGACGAAGACATCCGGAATGATGATGTACATGAtacatggtag